CTAACCGCATTAAAGGTGCAATTGTTAAAAATTTAACTAAACCTTCAGAAATTTTGCCTGCTGATAGATAACGCTCAAAGTCGTTTCCGATTCGTAATAAATCCTGCTGTTCAAACTCAGAGAGTGGTTCTAAACTTAAGAAATCTGTGAATGAAGCATTTGAAAGCTTGTCTAGTTTGAGAAAGCGATGAACATCGTTAAGAGATAGGCTACTGGCTTCAACAGTAAGTGGCATAGTTAAAGGCTTTGTTTGTGCATATTATTTACATTTTGCAACGTTATTTAGTAGAGGCGTTGCAATGTAACGTCTCTACATTTGTGCATTTTAATGAAAGTCTAAACAATTTGGGACAAATCTCCGTTAAGAATATACTTCAGTAGCCGTAGCGATCGCATTCATAACCATGTCTCAACCAACTATAGAATCAATCCTACAAGAGAAGCGTCTATTCCATCCGCCTGCTGAATTTTCCGAGAATGCTCATATCAAAAGTCTGGAAGATTATCAGCGTCTCTACGATCAAGCTAAAGCCGATCCTCAACAATTCTGGGCAGAATTAGCCGAAAAGGAGTTGCACTGGTTTCAAAAATGGGACACAGTACTAGACTGGCAACCGCCTTTTGCTAAATGGTTCGTCGGCGGTAAGATGAATATTTCATACAACTGTCTTGACAGACATCTCACAACTTGGCGGAAAAATAAAGCCGCGCTGATTTGGGAAGGGGAACCAGGAGATTCGCGTACTCTCACTTATGCCCAACTACACAGAGAAGTTTGTCAATTTGCTAATGTGCTGAAACAATTGGGGATACAAAAAGGCGATCGCGTCGGTATTTATATGCCGATGATTCCCGAAGCGGCGATCGCCATGTTAGCCTGTGCGAGAATTGGCGCACCCCATAGTGTGGTATTTGGTGGTTTTAGTGCTGAAGCTTTACGCGATCGCTTAATTGATGCTCAAGCTAAACTGGTAATTACTGCTGATGGTGGTTGGCGTAAAGATGCGATCGTTCCTCTCAAAGAACAAGTAGACAAAGCTTTAGCTGATGGTGCTGTTCCAAATGTAGAAAATGTTCTGGTTGTCAAGCGCACCGGGCAAGAAACTTATATGCAGTTAGGCGGGCGCGATCATTGGTGGCACGAATTACAAAAAGATGCCTCAGCCGATTGTCCTGCTGAACCAATGGACAGCGAAGATATGCTGTTTATCCTCTACACTTCCGGCAGTACAGGCAAGCCGAAGGGGGTTGTACATACTACTGCTGGCTATAACTTATACACCCACATCACCACTAAGTGGATCTTCGACTTGCAAGACACAGATGTATATTGGTGTACCGCAGACGTGGGTTGGATTACTGGTCATAGTTACATTGTCTACGGCCCGCTTTCCAACGGTGCAACAACTGTGATGTACGAAGGTGCGCCTCGTGCTTCTAATCCTGGCTGTTTCTGGGATGTGATTGAAAAATACGGCGTCAATATTTTTTATACTGCACCTACAGCAATTCGCGCCTTTATTAAGATGGGGGAACAACATCCCAACACCCGCAACTTGTCTTCATTGCGTTTGCTGGGAACTGTTGGCGAACCGATTAATCCAGAAGCTTGGATTTGGTATCACAAAGTAATTGGCGGTGAACGTTGCCCAATTGTTGATACATGGTGGCAAACAGAAACGGGCGGTATTATGATTACACCTTTACCAGGGGCAATTGCAACCAAACCCGGTTCAGCAACTCGTCCCTTCCCCGGAATTCTCGCGGATGTCGTAGATTTAGACGGTAACACTGTACCCAACAATGAAGGCGGATATCTGGCGGTGCGTCATCCTTGGCCAGGAATGATGCGGACAGTCTACGGTAATCCTGAACGCTTTCGCCGTACCTATTGGGAACATATCCCCCCCAAAGATGGCAACTATACTTACTTTGCTGGTGATGGGGCGAGACAAGATGAAGATGGCTACTTCTGGGTAATGGGTCGTGTGGATGATGTACTTAATGTATCAGGCCACCGTCTCGGAACAATGGAAGTAGAATCAGCTTTAGTTTCGCATCCAGCAGTTGCCGAAGCTGCGGTAGTTGGTAAGCCAGATGAACTCAAGGGTGAAGAAGTAGTCGCTTTTATCACTTTAGAAGGTACTTATCAGGCGAGTGAACAGTTGAGTAAAGAACTCAAGCAACACGTCGTTAAAGAAATAGGTGCGATCGCCCGTCCCGGTGAAATTCGGTTTACAGACGCTTTGCCCAAAACGCGATCGGGTAAGATTATGCGGCGCCTGTTGCGGAACTTAGCATCGGGACAAGAAGTCTCTGGTGATACTTCTACTTTAGAAGATAGAAGTGTGTTAGATAAGTTGCGGGAAGGTACGTAAACAATTCAAAATGTGTTAGCCCTATTTACAACTAAATATTAATCGTGGTGCGTTATGTCTTGGCTAGCGCACCTCAATTTCTCATCAAAATTAGAACACTATTTAGGTTTAGGCATTGAAGACAATGAAGCTGAAGAACAAGCAGAAAACAGTATTTGTGCAATCTATTAGCTACATAACGCTGAGTATTATAACTACAATTGGTATATCACCGTTAGTATTGGCGGTTACTGGAAAAGTTTCTTTAAATTCGCCTGAAAAGTTTAGCAAAGAACAAAAACTGGCGCAGTCTACAGATACAAATTCACCAGAGCGATCGCAGCTCATCCAACAAGCTAATAATTTATACTCTCAAAGAGATTTCAAAGGCGCAGAAGAAAATTTACGCAAACTACTTAAAAAATTTCCCAAAGACGCTTTTGCACACTTTCAACTAGGAAATGTACTGTTTCGGCAAAACAGAGCCGAAGAAGCAATTAGCTCTTACCGCAAAGCCATTGAGCTTCAATCTAAATATGCCTTAGCTTACAATGCGATCGGTGTTGTTTATGCCAGTCAAAGTCGCTGGCAAGAGGCAATTACTGAATATCAAAAAGCTTTAGAAATTAATCCTAATTATGGCGAGGCACTGACTAATGTGGCACTAGTACAGTGGCAAACAAATAAACGAGATGAAGCGGTATCTTCTCTAGAAAAAGCTTTAGATATCTTCAAGCAACAGAAGAGAAATGAAAAAGTTTATCAAATTGAACAAATTTTGCGAGAACTAAAAAATTCAGATAATCCTAATCTTTCCTAAATTTATATTATCAGAAAATTTGTTTTGAGTTGCGATCAAGTAAGCGAGAATATTTGTTAGGTGGGAGTACCCACCTAATTCATGAATGTTGGATAATATCTAGTTGGATAAGCATCAGTATAATCAGGATCTAATTGAATAGTTTGCGTATAATCTTCTAGCGCTCCTTGATAGTCATCCACACTACTACAATAATATTTAGATATATCTCTGGTTAAAGCCTATGACTTCGCTATCGGCATTAACTTTACCTGACCATACTCAGTTACCAGACTCAGATGGTACATTTGTGAAAAACTGGCAAGAGCATCCCCAAAGTATCTTACTTACTGACTCGATTAAACTTGTCCTAGAGGAACTTCATTCTGATAGTCGATATTGCATTGGGCAAGATTTAGGTATTTACTGGCGATTGACAGATCCTCCAGAGAAAGGCGCTGAAGCACCCGATTGGTTTTATGTACCCAATGTACCGCCAACCCTCGATGGTAGAATGCGGCGTTCTTATGTGCTATGG
This region of Nostoc sp. UHCC 0302 genomic DNA includes:
- a CDS encoding tetratricopeptide repeat protein, whose translation is MKLKNKQKTVFVQSISYITLSIITTIGISPLVLAVTGKVSLNSPEKFSKEQKLAQSTDTNSPERSQLIQQANNLYSQRDFKGAEENLRKLLKKFPKDAFAHFQLGNVLFRQNRAEEAISSYRKAIELQSKYALAYNAIGVVYASQSRWQEAITEYQKALEINPNYGEALTNVALVQWQTNKRDEAVSSLEKALDIFKQQKRNEKVYQIEQILRELKNSDNPNLS
- the acs gene encoding acetate--CoA ligase, with the protein product MSQPTIESILQEKRLFHPPAEFSENAHIKSLEDYQRLYDQAKADPQQFWAELAEKELHWFQKWDTVLDWQPPFAKWFVGGKMNISYNCLDRHLTTWRKNKAALIWEGEPGDSRTLTYAQLHREVCQFANVLKQLGIQKGDRVGIYMPMIPEAAIAMLACARIGAPHSVVFGGFSAEALRDRLIDAQAKLVITADGGWRKDAIVPLKEQVDKALADGAVPNVENVLVVKRTGQETYMQLGGRDHWWHELQKDASADCPAEPMDSEDMLFILYTSGSTGKPKGVVHTTAGYNLYTHITTKWIFDLQDTDVYWCTADVGWITGHSYIVYGPLSNGATTVMYEGAPRASNPGCFWDVIEKYGVNIFYTAPTAIRAFIKMGEQHPNTRNLSSLRLLGTVGEPINPEAWIWYHKVIGGERCPIVDTWWQTETGGIMITPLPGAIATKPGSATRPFPGILADVVDLDGNTVPNNEGGYLAVRHPWPGMMRTVYGNPERFRRTYWEHIPPKDGNYTYFAGDGARQDEDGYFWVMGRVDDVLNVSGHRLGTMEVESALVSHPAVAEAAVVGKPDELKGEEVVAFITLEGTYQASEQLSKELKQHVVKEIGAIARPGEIRFTDALPKTRSGKIMRRLLRNLASGQEVSGDTSTLEDRSVLDKLREGT